acaacaataaaataatgagAACTAGTAAAAATAAGGGCTTTTATACATGTGCGAGCTGTACAGCCTGTACTTTTAGCAACAGCATGAAAACATTTAAGTCTAATGTAACAGATAAAATTtacaatataaaaacatttatgaaCTGCCACTCCACATTTGTGATCTATctattgcagtgcccgtgtggcctacaatatgtgggcaggactGGCAGGTGCTATCAACGAAGAGTTTATGAGCACATCTATAATATTAGACGAGGATTAGCCACACACAGTGTTTCGCACCATTTCAGTGTGCACCATAATAAAAATCCTGCTGGGCTGAAATGTCAGGCAATAGAAAACGCACAAgtgcattggagagggggagatcagctacaacagatcagtaggcgtgaagcctactggatctatgagctgaaaACCCAGTCCCCAAATGGACTAAATATAGACTTTGATCTAGGTGTCTTTCTTAAATAACAATTTTAAATATAATATCAAGGTTTTTTaaatttataagtatttatttaaGTTTTTATTAACCTTGGAATTCGAGAGATTGATTCATTAATAAGTGGTTCAATCAATTGAATTTTTAAATGtcattttaattttatatttgtataaGACACCTTATACTGCATCttggattttaaatatatatattttccggtGCAGGCTTTTGAACATATATGTGGGATAATAGACTATCTGGAGTCatctatattaaatatatactcTATAAATCAGGACAACATGATTGATTAGTTTTTGTTTATAAGATTTTTGTTTAATGTTGTGTATGTTGTTTGTGTATGTTAGGCTGCCATAGTTTAGCACAACCATGACTGACAGGTTAATTAGCCAATCACTACTGCAGACAAAGAATGTGTAAAGACATTTTATTTCCACCAATTGGACTGCACCTGCCATTACAAAAGGCAACCATGGACTGTGCTaatcatcccctgaagaagtgcgcatgcgcacgaaacgcgttgggtgttttagaGATTGTTCACAAGAGACTATCCaaggagcaggtcacagcacccagttaCAGCTCGAGCGAACGACGTGCGGTACAGGAGGAAGCGGCGGCGAGTAGCTTCAcctagcgagtgacgtcacggctgacgggaatctcgcgaggtttggcctgcagggacgctgaGACCAGGAACAactggaggaagcgccggcggccattacaccagcACCACGCGCCGAAGCtgactaaagaactgcacagtatACATAGTATACACACCGCTTGTACCCCTCtggcttgctgtaagtaggattccagttttaccacaCTGGATCCTCGACCCGCTCCCAAGATCTCTTGTTTTTAGTATTGTTTAAATAAATCTCTGtattattgtcagcctttctgttagtgttgtttgtcatgtatgtcatgtctgtatgagttatatgtttatagttttgcagtgtcacgctatgatttttctttttatctcccttgtgtattgcaatgtttattgggggcaattgtccccaataaacatgctattatgccttaaccccttcattgctttagcgaatagtcactaaggtaatgaagctgctttaatgtatttttattaatagtgtgcgggagcagggggtctcctgagctgaaccgcaatgatttctgcctcagggaccccctgcttcccgagttacaggcccccggTATGGGGCTTCGGCTGCCATTGTCGCAGCGATTTTTAATGCGTCCACGtcgcgtgacgtgtgacatgtaaacaatgggataccggcacccgatgccccatactggggcctgtaactcgagttAAAACCTATTCGCTTTGGTGATATGCATATGCTTTTACTGGttacaggacattacaagcacccCCTCGGGATTAATTTCCTATCTCAGAAAAATCTATAATACTTCTAGACTATGATCCCCGGGGCCTGCAGAAGAATCTAACCCAATGAGCAGGCAATCTACTTCTAGCAAtgactccctccccctgcagtcaCATTGCAGACTTACCTTCTACATGGTGACATGAGGCTTCCTGCAGTACTGGCTGCCCTGTCCTGGGATAACAAGGATCAGGATCTGAATCATAGGGAGAAACAACACTGGTTATTGTGGGAGTTTGTCTCTgcattaaaggtgcaatccaccTAGAATCAATGAGCTAAACACATAATATAGGAGAGCAGCCAATGACATGCACGTCCCAAAATATATCCCAAATCATCTCCATATCTATTGACTTCTAAACAATAGTATTACAGTGAGAACCTGTATCAGGGAGACTCTGTGGTTGTTGTTTTCTGTCTCGGGGATCCCCAGTTTGTTGGCTTACTGTTAAATGGCTCCCCAGGGAGGGCAATGACATTATCTGCCATGTTGTTCTATCCCTGATATTGAGATCTTCCTAGTATTTACCTTGCACTCAGAGAGGCTCTACTTCCTGCAGTACTTCCAGCACGATGCTCAGCAGTAAGGGATGtagaagggaagagggggagagacggagctGGTTTTCCTGCAACACAGAAGAAGTCAAAATCAGATCTCTCTTGTTGGGactttaaaaggtatcacaacctctGACAAATCGACACTTCTCCGGGAGTAACACAACTACTAGAAGGGACCTGATTATTACTTGATTGTTCTTTTTAGATAAGACATGTCAAAGAGGGGATCTGATTATTATCTACAAATATATCTAGAGGTCTGGATTCCCCTCCGGACTTGGATTTCTGTGCCCAAAAGAAACTTAGTTTTTGATTACCACCCGGGCTCAGATCCTACAGCATTTACCTTCCTAGAAGACCGCCCCTCCCTTCTTTTGTCAGCATCAGTAGGGGAAGGGAGAGTGGAACAAAGGGGCttagagacagacaggcacagagaagAGAACggtagcagagagagacaaaatgcaaaggaggcagagagagatacGGGCAGATATTATACCATCATCTTACTCTGTCCATTCACACGGTCTTAAACTAATATTGCCTTCTCTATAAGTACACCAGTCACTTCCAGTTGGGTAAACACAGTTTCAGTGCTTGGTAAAGGTTCCAAAGAGCATTGAATGTCCATCTTGTttcaataaatatttatgttgttaaAAGAAAATTCCTGTAGAGTAGGACCcttcaactagttctccaaaATCTTACAATCTACTCAAAGACTACTGAAGGACAGGAAAAATCTATAATACTTTAATAAAACGAGTATGCAATCTACTTCTAGACTATGATCCCCAGAGCCTGCAGAAGAACTCTAACCCAAAGAGCATACAGTCTAATTCTAACAAAGactccctccccctgcaatcACATTGCAGACTTACCTTCTACAGGATGACATAAGGCTTCCTGCAGTACTGGCTGCCCTGTCCTGGGATAACAGGATCTGAATCATAGGGAGAAACAACACTGGTTATTGTGGGAGTTTGTCTTGCGTCCCAAAATGTATCCCAAATCATCCCAGCATCTCTTGACATCTGAACAATAGTGTTACAGATTCTCACTGTATCGGGGAGACTCTGTGGTTGTTGTTTCCTATCTCAGGGAGATGTTAAATGGCTCCCCGTGGAGGACAATGACATTATCTGCCATGTTGTTCTATCCCTGATATTGAGATCTTCCTAGTATTTACATTGCACTCAGAGAGGCTCTACTTCCTGCAGTACTTCCGGCACGATGCTCAGGAGTGAGGGATGtggaagggaagagggggagagacggagctGGTTTTCCTGCAACACAGAAGTCAAAATCAGATCTCTCTCGTTGGGcctttaaaaggtatcacaacctctGACAACTCTAAACGTCTCCAGGACTAGCACAACTACTAGAAGAAGGGAACTGATTACTACTTTATTGTTCTTTTTAAATAAGATGTCAAATAGGGGATCTAATTATTATCTACAAATATTTCTAGAGGTCCAGATTCCACTCTGGACTTGGATCTCTTTGCCCAAAACTAAACCTTGTTTTCGATTCCCACAGGGACATGGATCTTACAGCATTTCCCTTTTAGAAAGCCGCCCCTCCCTTCTTTTATTGACATTGTGTGTCAGCATCAGTAGGGGAAGGGAGAGTGGTACAaagggactgagagacagaccgACAAAGGGAAGAGAACAGgagcagaaagagaaaaaaaagcagaggggcagaaagagacacagggacagatatTCTACTAGCATCTTGTCACACAGTCTCAACTAATATTGTCTTGTCTATGAGTACACCAGTTACTTCCAGTTGGGTAAACACAGTTTTGGTGCTTGGTAAAGGTTCCAAAGAGCACTGAATGTTAATCTTAtttcaataaatatttattttgtttaaagaAAGTTCCTGTAGAGAAGGActcttcaactagttctccaaaggggccagatcagatGACATTTTAGGAGTACTGTAGATGTCCACAAGCTTATTGTAGTTTAATTTTAGATAATCTTACTAATCATTATATTTCAGTGTTTTGGAATAATTAATAACATCTGaacaatatatatttacattactgtCCTCGGTGCTGGTGCAGGGCTAGAGCTGCACCAGCAGGAACGACAATATTCCCGATGACTTCCCACCGGGCCGGTTGGCTTTGTCGCGATGATCTGGCATTTTCTTCGaagatgttgcagagggggcatTGTGGAGGGGTGTTACCCGGGCCTCGGAGACAGAACTCCTCTGGTCTCCGCAGATAAAACCTGATGGCCCAGCCATGGTGGTCCTTCCTCTCTCGTCTCCATGCCCAGTGAGATGGGTTGTCTGCCATTATCTAGAAAGAAATTTGCAACAGTGGCATTGAACTTTCAAATCGTCACTTTTCAGGAACTTGCCGGTCTCTGGCAGTATGATGCTAACGCTGATCACTGATGAATTTTATGGACACGCACAGCTCCCATATTCCTACTAGGAACTTACACTCAAATTCAGGCTCCAAAAGGCATAGACAGACAAAGTGTTATTATAAAATGCCACTTTGTTTCTAGGGGACAAGGAAGAACAATTTGTCTCTTTAGAGGAACATGTATGTGGTTGCTAGTGAGGCTTAAATATGGAAGGATgtatatactatactgtatgttctccAGGTTCTCCACAACCTCCCCAAAACCAGCCAAGAATCCCTTCCCTCTTCTCTTTACAAATTTAGCAAAATGAAccaaatgtactgtaatgtgtttgAAATCTCATCCTAGTCCAGAGAATGTAGGTCACAGCCTCTAGATGCATCTTTCCTCTGTACACACTCATTTGCGTCTGGACCAGTTTGCAAGAACATAGAACCTCATTCTGGTCCACAGGGTGTCCATCATTCTTTGTTAACCCAGCCCTTCTGTATATAAACCTCTTTGCATCTGGACCTGCATACAAGACTTTGTAACCCAATCTTGTCTCAGAAGTTCCTCATCCTTTCCGAATCCATCTCTCCTCTTTACAAATCTCTTTGTATCTGGTACCTCACGCAGGTCCAACGGATGTCCCTCATCCCTCTTCCTAACAAACCTGCTCGCATGTGGACTGGGTCACAAGGGCTTTATAGCCCATCCTCGCCCACAACATGTCCCTTGTCCTCTTGAAGTCCCAGCATTGCCGATACCATGTACGTCCCAGAGCCCAGAGGTAGATCTGCTCCTTGAAGTGCTCATCTTCTTCCATATCGTTAGCAAGAAACCTGAAGCAAAAATGgaaacaatactgtatgtaagaaaCAGAGAACGGCTGTCTGTGCTGGTAGAGCTTACAATGCATGTTAATGTACAACAGGAATCATCTGCTGATGGTACTTAGAGTGAATGACTGAAATAAAGGGTGGGCAATTGTTTTCAATGTATATGTTAACGCACATGAAGATGCATAATACAATCTGATCCTCTGAGATTTGTCAACTACGAACTCATACAGATGTGTAACTGGTAATAAAGTGGCttggatgtttctcctgggaatggatACTCCACATGTGATGGGTGAACATGTAAGGAATaaatcacaacatagtgtaatactgttaagcatacatacaaacatataacatgagacggacgctgagaacaacaggtgaccaattacaaacacatttaataaagcatatcattaaaaatacataaaatacatacaatAGAAACtgttaggacactccaactcaggtgggggtacctgcttaccgaatgtaagaaggtatcaggcagtggatatataagagtatcccctctatggatggctgctgctgcaccgaactgctgggctcacacgtgtatCCTCTACCGTGGATagtgcttgctccctctgtttGTGGCATCCGCCTCTGTGTGCCGTGGACACGGAAGATTCCCGTGTCTGCCGAGGGATAGTAGTTCCTTCCTGCTCGGCTACTGGAcgcgcgccaaacggagctgatgtaaacgcggatggatatccgcccggaTTCGGCAGCCAACGGGCATCTGCTAGCaagttccaagggggacaggatacaccaccgagtctggaggacctctcagaaacaccctacgcgtttcgaaagtcttgctttcttcctcaggggtaaacgtagtataaaaaagtagtccctgtgtgtcccgatatatatagtcccgtattaaaggtgcagtacatcaGAATAAACTTGCTCATGCGCAGATGTGTGCTTTGGGACTCTCAGCGTCTCGAACAAGAACATgtacacaaaaacaaacatagaacatgaaatgacaaataatacatatcaAAATAATAAATTTACACTGTCTAAAAACTTAAATAATGACAATGGAATATAAAGAATATATGGCCTAATGTCATATTCTTTATATTCCATTGTCATTATTTAAGTTTTTAGACAGTGTAAATTTATTATTTtgatatgtattatttgtcatttcatgttctatgtttgtttttgtgtacCTGTTCTTGTTCGAGACGCTGAGAGTCCCAAAGCACACATCTGCGCATGAGCAAGTTTATTCtgatgtactgcacctttaatacgggactatatatatcgggacacacagggactacttttttatacTACTTTTTTATACTAtgttacccctgaggaagaaagcaagactttcgaaatgcatagggtgtttctgagaggtcctccagactcggtggtgtatcctgtcccccttggaacttGCTAGCAGATGCCCGTTGGCTGCCGAAtccgggcggatatccatccgcgtttacatcagctccgtttggcgcgcgTCCAGTAGCCGAGCAGGAAGGAACTACTATCCCTCGGCAGACACGGGAATCTTCCGTGTCCACGGCACACAGAGGCGGATGCCACaaacagagggagcaagcactATCCACGGTAGAGGata
The Ascaphus truei isolate aAscTru1 chromosome 13, aAscTru1.hap1, whole genome shotgun sequence DNA segment above includes these coding regions:
- the LOC142464553 gene encoding speedy protein 1-B-like, which gives rise to MGTSGCSRRALQRHRTSGAQETEDPAEEDTMVNIHPPVTIEPAQRTAFYQLFEDDIIRAFLGMDSCLKISDKYLLAMVLAYFQRAGLRIEEYTRRNFFVALFLANDMEEDEHFKEQIYLWALGRTWYRQCWDFKRTRDMLWARMGYKALVTQSTCEQIMADNPSHWAWRRERKDHHGWAIRFYLRRPEEFCLRGPGNTPPQCPLCNIFEENARSSRQSQPARWEVIGNIVVPAGAALALHQHRGQ